A single region of the Paramicrobacterium fandaimingii genome encodes:
- a CDS encoding NUDIX hydrolase — MAASITLAVSTVIFALRPHPDTGHLALWLPLVRRIRSPHKGHWALPGGPLRADEDLAASAGRNLRDTTALTPRYLEQLFAFGRPDRSADRAAPQNRTVSIVYWALVHADVASAGVESDNVHWFLAEDVPTLAFDHNQIIEYALWRLRNKMEYSRIAAAFLGDTFTLSELREVHEVVLERTLDPANFRRQIETARDVISTDEFRMGGRHRPARLYRHNHSIELADNGPLTGR; from the coding sequence GTGGCGGCATCCATCACCCTCGCGGTGTCGACGGTCATCTTCGCCCTGCGCCCACACCCCGACACAGGACATCTGGCACTCTGGCTCCCCCTCGTTCGGCGCATCCGATCCCCTCACAAGGGGCACTGGGCCCTGCCAGGCGGACCCCTTCGCGCTGACGAAGATCTTGCAGCATCCGCTGGCAGAAACCTGCGCGACACGACTGCGCTCACTCCGCGCTACCTCGAGCAGCTTTTCGCCTTCGGCCGCCCTGATCGCTCTGCCGACCGGGCCGCACCGCAGAACCGCACAGTATCGATCGTGTATTGGGCTCTCGTTCATGCCGACGTCGCAAGCGCTGGCGTTGAAAGCGACAACGTTCATTGGTTTCTGGCCGAAGACGTGCCGACTCTCGCGTTCGACCACAACCAGATCATCGAGTACGCGTTGTGGCGCCTGCGCAACAAAATGGAGTACAGCCGCATCGCCGCCGCCTTTCTCGGCGATACCTTCACGCTCTCGGAGCTGCGGGAGGTTCACGAGGTAGTGCTTGAGCGCACCCTCGATCCGGCGAACTTTCGACGCCAGATCGAGACCGCGCGTGACGTCATCTCCACAGACGAATTTCGCATGGGCGGTCGCCACAGACCGGCCCGTCTCTACCGACACAACCATTCGATCGAGCTCGCCGACAACGGACCACTCACCGGGCGCTGA
- a CDS encoding DUF222 domain-containing protein: MDDYREPPDEPDEWVPSEDHERSHQPPPTPPPTPPADSPKSREGDVGDDAVVGALRARLDGVVDDSQLIAAAEASRLRGTYAMLQDALEHPGVFIPNAAGLTRADLTGESQGWVRSSLAQEVGAALGITKSQAAGLINDAEALCETLPETLDALDAGEVTRQHADAMIRQSIGLNADEVAAFEAKALPKAIQQSPTQFSRAVVKIREALFPESISQRRTDAVTKRRVECYGTQDGMGVLSVSAPIEVVQSLRNAARLTARALKAAGDDRTVAQIETDAIIDALMIGFTTEPGDKPGVGASGVGADRLGSIRPTVYVTVPVMTLLGHSDEPAHLDGYGPTPDMARELAAQAPSFTRLLTHRDRGCALHRPAQLRCPGRSETGRAVTR; encoded by the coding sequence ATGGATGATTACAGAGAACCTCCGGATGAACCCGACGAGTGGGTGCCGTCGGAGGACCATGAGAGATCCCATCAGCCGCCACCGACACCGCCACCGACTCCGCCAGCGGACTCTCCGAAGTCTCGCGAAGGCGACGTTGGCGACGATGCTGTCGTGGGTGCGCTTCGTGCCCGTCTCGACGGTGTTGTTGATGATTCGCAGCTGATTGCGGCGGCGGAGGCGTCCCGGCTGCGTGGCACGTATGCGATGCTGCAGGATGCCCTTGAGCACCCGGGGGTGTTCATTCCGAATGCCGCCGGGCTCACGCGTGCCGACCTGACGGGTGAGTCGCAGGGGTGGGTGCGTTCCTCCCTCGCTCAGGAGGTCGGTGCCGCTCTCGGTATCACGAAGAGCCAGGCTGCCGGACTCATCAACGATGCTGAAGCGCTCTGCGAGACGCTCCCGGAAACACTCGACGCATTAGATGCCGGCGAGGTCACTCGGCAGCATGCTGATGCGATGATTCGCCAATCAATCGGATTGAACGCGGACGAGGTCGCAGCGTTTGAGGCGAAAGCGTTGCCGAAAGCCATCCAGCAGTCACCGACGCAGTTCTCCCGCGCTGTGGTGAAGATTCGCGAGGCCCTGTTTCCCGAGAGCATCAGTCAGCGGCGCACCGACGCGGTCACGAAGCGTCGTGTGGAGTGTTACGGCACCCAGGACGGCATGGGGGTACTCAGTGTGAGTGCTCCGATCGAGGTGGTGCAGAGCTTACGCAATGCTGCCCGTCTGACAGCGCGGGCGTTGAAGGCTGCCGGGGATGACCGCACGGTGGCGCAGATCGAGACCGACGCCATCATCGATGCACTCATGATCGGGTTCACCACCGAACCCGGTGACAAGCCCGGTGTCGGCGCATCCGGTGTCGGCGCTGACCGGCTCGGCAGCATCCGACCCACCGTGTATGTCACCGTCCCCGTCATGACTCTCCTTGGACACTCCGACGAGCCCGCGCATTTGGACGGATACGGGCCCACCCCCGACATGGCACGCGAGTTGGCGGCGCAGGCACCGAGTTTCACCCGGCTGCTGACACACCGAGACCGGGGCTGTGCTCTCCATCGGCCGGCACAGCTACGCTGTCCCGGCAGATCTGAAACGGGCCGTGCAGTTACGAGATGA
- the gcvT gene encoding glycine cleavage system aminomethyltransferase GcvT: MPDQDQTNTDADAARHSPLHTVHESLGATFTDFAGWQMPVRYSSDLAEHKAVREAAGIFDISHMAEFTVTGASAGEYLDYALAGRLSALAVGRAKYSLLLTAAGGVVDDVIVYRLQDAEYLIISNAGNRDAVSTSLAERATGFDASVSDVSDDYALIAVQGPNAESILAGTSEIRELSVPWREQKYFAWAAARFGTSSLLLARTGYTGEDGFELLVKTSEAAALWNAVTLAGEALGLVPAGLAARDSLRLEAGMPLYGHELSRELKPAQAGLGRVVVAAKETFVGKDAVEPDEGAHVLVGLVSDGRRAGRTGYPVLSGDSEVGTVTSGILSPTLGHPIAMALVAPDVAEAGTELDIEVRGKRIAATVTTLPFYSRKK, encoded by the coding sequence GTGCCTGATCAAGACCAGACAAACACCGACGCGGATGCCGCGCGTCACAGCCCCCTTCACACTGTGCACGAGTCGCTCGGTGCCACGTTCACCGATTTTGCCGGCTGGCAGATGCCCGTTCGCTACTCGAGCGATCTCGCCGAGCACAAGGCCGTGCGTGAGGCCGCAGGAATCTTCGACATATCTCACATGGCCGAATTCACCGTCACGGGGGCCTCGGCGGGGGAGTATCTCGACTACGCGCTCGCGGGCCGACTCTCGGCGCTCGCCGTCGGTCGTGCGAAGTATTCTCTTCTGCTCACAGCGGCGGGAGGAGTGGTCGACGACGTCATCGTCTATCGACTGCAGGACGCCGAATACCTGATCATTTCCAATGCGGGCAACCGTGATGCTGTCAGCACCTCACTCGCAGAGCGGGCAACCGGCTTTGATGCCAGCGTCTCCGACGTCAGCGACGACTACGCGCTCATCGCCGTTCAAGGGCCGAATGCTGAGTCGATCCTCGCCGGGACGAGTGAGATTCGCGAACTCTCCGTTCCTTGGAGGGAACAGAAGTACTTCGCGTGGGCCGCGGCCCGCTTCGGCACGTCGTCGCTGCTTCTCGCTCGCACCGGGTACACCGGGGAAGACGGCTTCGAGCTGCTCGTGAAGACGAGCGAAGCGGCGGCGTTGTGGAATGCCGTCACGCTCGCCGGAGAAGCGCTCGGACTTGTTCCCGCGGGGCTTGCTGCCCGTGACTCGCTTCGGCTCGAAGCGGGGATGCCCCTCTACGGCCACGAACTGTCGCGCGAGCTGAAGCCGGCGCAAGCGGGCCTCGGTCGCGTGGTCGTTGCGGCCAAAGAGACATTCGTCGGCAAGGACGCCGTCGAACCTGATGAGGGCGCGCACGTTCTCGTCGGCCTGGTCTCGGATGGGCGTCGTGCAGGCCGCACGGGTTACCCCGTTCTGTCCGGTGATTCTGAGGTCGGAACAGTGACGAGCGGCATCCTGTCACCGACCCTTGGACACCCCATCGCTATGGCTCTCGTCGCTCCCGACGTCGCCGAGGCCGGCACCGAACTCGACATCGAGGTGCGCGGCAAGCGCATCGCTGCAACAGTGACCACCCTGCCCTTCTATTCACGGAAGAAGTAA
- the gcvH gene encoding glycine cleavage system protein GcvH has translation MTETSALSYTDEHEWLNIDGSSVTVGITDYAAEKLGDVVFVELPDVGDEVEAGTVVGEIESTKSVGELFAPVTGTITAINDAVVDDPSLVNSSPYGDGWMMTIESPELPAGLLDADAYAKLVSE, from the coding sequence ATGACCGAGACCAGCGCACTGTCTTATACCGACGAGCACGAGTGGCTCAACATCGACGGCTCATCTGTCACCGTCGGCATCACCGACTATGCCGCAGAGAAGCTCGGCGATGTGGTCTTCGTCGAGCTGCCCGATGTGGGCGACGAGGTCGAAGCCGGAACTGTGGTCGGCGAAATCGAGTCGACGAAGTCGGTCGGAGAGCTCTTCGCTCCCGTCACCGGTACGATCACCGCGATCAATGACGCCGTCGTCGATGACCCGTCGCTCGTCAACTCGAGCCCGTACGGCGACGGATGGATGATGACCATCGAGTCGCCCGAGCTTCCCGCAGGTCTGCTCGACGCCGACGCTTACGCGAAGCTGGTGAGCGAGTGA
- the gcvP gene encoding aminomethyl-transferring glycine dehydrogenase: MLSTLGFRSIDDLVSSAIPPGIRVDESLESLIPDAASEREALAELRALAAQNTVRTSLIGQGYYDTITPAVITRNVLENPSWYTAYTPYQPEISQGRLEALINFQTMVSDLTGLDTANASMLDEGTAVVEGMLLARRASKAKSNVFVADADAFPQTLALLEARAAAVGIELVIADLRGGAELPEHFGVFVQYPAASGELWNPASIIEASHEQKGIAVVAADLLALALVASPGEHGADVAVGTTQRFGVPMGFGGPHAGYMAVRKGLERQLPGRLVGVSKDATGQPGYRLSLQTREQHIRREKATSNICTAQVLLAVMAAMYAVYHGPQGIRSIAQSVHAKTVMAQRVLLEHGVRVTTKQYFDSLSVAVTDADAVLARAAAAGLLLYKVDEQTVRFSFDEASAQDSDVTARLVEAFAEEHGDPLPVPEQRAVMPLGGDRGARAYAPLGLRQYPETLARTSEYLTHPVFNTHHSETAMMRYLKRLADKDYALDRGMIPLGSCTMKLNAATEMDAVTWPEFAGLHPFAPAADVAGTLELIAQLETWLADVTGYDTVSLQPNAGSQGELAGLLAIRGYHRANGDDQRTVCLIPSSAHGTNAASAVLAGMKVVVVACDDNGNVELADLRAKIEAHADQLAALMITYPSTHGVYEHDVVRITEAVHDAGGQVYIDGANLNALLGYARFGDFGGDVSHLNLHKTFCIPHGGGGPGVGPVAAKSHLAPYLPGHPMAQTNIHSGLTHDGGPVSAAPFGSPSILPITWAYIRMMGAEGLARATRAAVLSANYIAARLRDHFPVLYTGDNGLVAHECILDLRPLTKQTGISVDDVAKRLIDYGFHAPTMSFPVPGTLMVEPTESEDIAELDRFVDAMIGIKAEADAVGAGEYPADDNVLVGAPHTAESIATSEWTHPYSREQAVYPVRALVHAKYWPPVRRIDQAYGDRNLMCECPPIEAFA, encoded by the coding sequence ATGCTCTCGACGCTCGGCTTTCGGAGCATCGACGATCTCGTCAGCTCGGCGATTCCGCCGGGCATTCGCGTTGACGAGAGTCTCGAGAGCCTGATTCCGGATGCCGCGAGCGAACGTGAAGCGCTCGCCGAACTGCGGGCGCTCGCCGCCCAGAACACGGTGCGCACGAGCCTCATCGGGCAGGGCTACTACGACACGATCACGCCGGCGGTCATCACCCGCAACGTGCTCGAGAATCCGTCGTGGTACACCGCCTACACGCCGTACCAACCGGAGATCTCACAGGGACGCCTCGAGGCTCTGATCAACTTTCAGACGATGGTCTCCGACCTCACGGGGCTCGACACAGCGAATGCGTCGATGCTCGATGAGGGAACGGCGGTCGTCGAGGGGATGCTGCTCGCTCGGCGCGCCTCCAAGGCAAAGTCGAACGTGTTCGTTGCCGATGCTGATGCCTTTCCGCAGACGCTCGCGCTTCTCGAAGCCCGCGCCGCAGCCGTCGGCATCGAGCTCGTCATCGCCGACCTTCGTGGCGGAGCAGAGCTCCCCGAGCATTTCGGCGTGTTCGTGCAATACCCGGCGGCGTCCGGAGAGCTCTGGAACCCGGCATCCATCATCGAGGCGAGCCACGAGCAGAAGGGCATCGCTGTCGTCGCGGCCGACCTGCTCGCTCTCGCCCTCGTCGCCTCGCCGGGCGAGCATGGTGCAGACGTCGCCGTCGGCACGACGCAGCGCTTTGGTGTTCCGATGGGCTTCGGCGGCCCGCACGCCGGCTACATGGCTGTGCGCAAGGGCCTCGAGCGCCAACTCCCTGGCCGCCTCGTCGGCGTGAGCAAAGATGCCACGGGGCAACCCGGCTACCGACTGAGCCTGCAGACTCGCGAGCAGCACATTCGCCGTGAGAAGGCGACGTCGAACATCTGCACGGCGCAGGTGCTTCTCGCCGTAATGGCGGCGATGTACGCGGTGTACCACGGGCCGCAGGGCATACGCTCGATCGCGCAGTCCGTGCACGCGAAAACGGTGATGGCCCAGCGCGTTCTGCTCGAGCACGGCGTTCGCGTGACGACGAAGCAGTACTTCGATTCGCTCTCCGTCGCCGTCACAGACGCCGATGCCGTTCTCGCGCGGGCTGCCGCGGCTGGGCTGCTGCTGTACAAAGTCGACGAGCAGACGGTGCGCTTCAGCTTCGACGAGGCGAGCGCGCAGGACTCCGACGTCACCGCGCGTCTCGTTGAGGCATTCGCCGAAGAACACGGCGACCCGCTTCCGGTTCCAGAACAGAGGGCGGTCATGCCTCTCGGGGGTGACCGCGGAGCACGGGCGTATGCACCGCTGGGATTGCGACAGTACCCCGAGACTCTCGCGCGAACGAGCGAGTACCTGACGCATCCGGTCTTCAACACGCATCATTCCGAGACGGCGATGATGCGCTATCTGAAGAGGCTCGCAGATAAAGACTACGCACTTGACCGCGGCATGATCCCGCTGGGCAGCTGCACGATGAAGCTCAACGCGGCGACAGAGATGGATGCTGTCACGTGGCCGGAGTTCGCGGGGCTTCACCCGTTTGCGCCCGCAGCAGACGTGGCAGGAACACTCGAGCTCATCGCGCAGCTCGAGACGTGGCTCGCCGACGTTACTGGGTACGACACCGTGTCGTTGCAGCCCAACGCGGGAAGCCAGGGAGAACTTGCCGGCCTTCTCGCGATCCGTGGCTACCACCGCGCGAACGGCGACGATCAGCGCACCGTGTGTCTCATTCCCTCGAGCGCACACGGCACAAATGCGGCATCCGCCGTTCTGGCTGGCATGAAGGTGGTTGTCGTCGCCTGTGACGACAACGGCAACGTCGAGCTTGCCGACCTGCGCGCAAAGATCGAAGCGCATGCCGACCAGCTCGCTGCCCTCATGATCACGTATCCCTCAACGCACGGCGTGTACGAGCACGACGTCGTTCGCATCACCGAGGCCGTGCACGATGCGGGCGGACAGGTGTACATCGATGGCGCCAACCTCAACGCCTTGCTCGGCTATGCGCGCTTTGGCGACTTCGGGGGAGACGTCTCGCACCTCAACCTGCACAAGACGTTCTGCATTCCGCACGGAGGCGGGGGCCCCGGAGTCGGCCCCGTCGCGGCGAAGTCGCACTTGGCGCCGTACCTCCCCGGGCATCCGATGGCGCAGACAAACATTCACTCGGGCCTCACCCACGATGGCGGCCCGGTCTCGGCAGCGCCGTTCGGCAGCCCGAGCATTCTGCCGATTACGTGGGCGTACATTCGCATGATGGGAGCTGAAGGTCTCGCCCGCGCCACACGTGCGGCCGTGCTGAGCGCCAACTACATCGCCGCTCGGTTGCGCGATCACTTCCCCGTTCTGTACACCGGAGACAACGGGCTTGTCGCCCACGAGTGCATTCTCGACCTGCGGCCGCTCACCAAGCAGACGGGCATCTCAGTCGATGACGTGGCAAAGCGGCTCATCGACTACGGCTTCCATGCGCCGACAATGTCGTTCCCTGTGCCGGGCACGCTCATGGTCGAGCCGACGGAGAGCGAAGACATTGCGGAGCTCGATCGATTCGTCGATGCGATGATCGGAATCAAGGCCGAGGCGGATGCTGTCGGAGCGGGCGAGTACCCGGCAGACGACAACGTGCTTGTCGGCGCCCCGCACACGGCTGAGTCGATTGCGACGTCGGAGTGGACGCATCCGTATTCACGGGAGCAGGCCGTGTACCCCGTGCGCGCGCTCGTGCACGCGAAGTACTGGCCGCCCGTGCGCCGCATAGACCAGGCATACGGCGACCGCAACCTCATGTGCGAGTGCCCGCCCATCGAGGCGTTCGCCTGA
- a CDS encoding solute symporter family protein: MNEMIIAAAEHESIGEPLLNIGIFAAFVVITLIVVLRASRNNKTAADYYAGGRSFSGGQNGTAIAGDYLSAASFLGICGAIAVNGYDGFLYSIGFLVAWLVALLLVAELLRNTGKFTMADVLSFRLRQRPVRMAAALSTLAVCLFYLLAQMAGAGGLVSLLLGIHEEIGQSIVIAVVGTLMILYVLIGGMKGTTWVQIIKGALLIAGAAVMTVWVLALNGFNLSELLGNAAAVAGPEILEPGMKYGATDSSKLDFISLALALVLGTAGLPHVLMRFYTVPTAKEARRSVVWAIWLIGLFYLFTLVLGYGAVALVGADRILAAPGGVNSAAPMLAFELGGAWLLGIIAAVAFATILAVVAGLTITAATSFAHDIYTNVIKRGKTSQGKEVKVARVTVVVIGLLAIIGGIGVQGQNIAFLVALAFAIAASANLPTILYSLFWKRFTTRGALWSMYGGLGSALLLIVLSPVFSGTETSVFADANFAIFPLQNPGIISIPLGFALGWLGTITTTKPEDPRIAAEMEVRSLTGHGSEKAVEH; the protein is encoded by the coding sequence ATGAACGAGATGATCATCGCGGCCGCCGAACACGAATCGATCGGCGAACCGCTCCTCAACATCGGCATCTTCGCCGCCTTCGTCGTCATCACGCTTATCGTCGTGCTGCGCGCAAGCCGCAATAACAAGACAGCGGCGGACTACTACGCGGGCGGCAGGTCTTTCTCCGGTGGCCAGAACGGAACAGCGATCGCGGGCGATTACCTGTCTGCTGCCTCGTTCCTCGGCATCTGCGGCGCTATCGCTGTGAATGGCTACGACGGATTCTTGTATTCAATCGGCTTTCTCGTCGCCTGGCTCGTCGCGCTGCTGCTCGTTGCGGAGCTGCTGCGCAATACCGGCAAGTTCACGATGGCCGACGTGCTGAGCTTCCGACTCAGGCAGCGTCCCGTGCGCATGGCCGCAGCGCTGTCGACACTTGCTGTGTGCCTGTTCTACCTGCTCGCACAGATGGCGGGGGCAGGCGGACTCGTCTCTCTACTTCTCGGCATCCATGAAGAAATCGGGCAGTCGATCGTGATCGCCGTTGTCGGCACCCTCATGATCCTGTACGTGCTCATCGGCGGTATGAAGGGAACAACCTGGGTGCAGATCATCAAGGGCGCGCTGCTGATCGCCGGAGCTGCCGTGATGACCGTGTGGGTTCTCGCCCTCAATGGGTTTAACCTCTCGGAGCTTCTCGGCAACGCGGCGGCCGTTGCGGGCCCCGAAATTCTCGAGCCGGGCATGAAGTACGGTGCAACAGACTCGTCGAAGCTCGACTTCATCTCGCTTGCGCTCGCTCTCGTGCTGGGCACGGCGGGACTCCCCCACGTGCTCATGCGCTTCTACACCGTTCCCACGGCAAAGGAAGCACGCCGGAGCGTCGTGTGGGCGATCTGGCTCATCGGGCTCTTCTACCTGTTCACGCTCGTTTTGGGTTACGGCGCCGTGGCGCTCGTCGGCGCTGACCGCATTCTTGCCGCCCCGGGTGGTGTGAATTCGGCTGCACCGATGCTGGCGTTCGAGCTGGGCGGCGCGTGGCTGCTCGGAATCATCGCCGCCGTCGCCTTCGCGACGATTCTCGCCGTTGTGGCCGGACTGACGATCACGGCTGCCACGTCATTCGCACACGACATCTACACAAACGTCATCAAACGCGGAAAGACGTCGCAGGGCAAAGAAGTCAAGGTTGCTCGGGTCACAGTTGTCGTGATCGGCCTTCTGGCGATCATCGGCGGCATCGGCGTGCAGGGCCAGAACATCGCGTTCCTCGTTGCGCTTGCATTTGCGATTGCCGCAAGCGCCAACCTGCCGACGATTCTCTACTCGCTGTTCTGGAAGCGATTCACGACGCGGGGCGCGCTGTGGAGTATGTACGGTGGCCTCGGTTCCGCGCTACTGCTCATTGTGCTCTCGCCGGTTTTCTCGGGAACGGAGACGTCGGTGTTCGCCGACGCGAACTTCGCGATCTTCCCGTTGCAGAACCCGGGAATCATCTCGATTCCGCTGGGCTTTGCGCTCGGCTGGCTCGGCACGATCACGACGACGAAGCCAGAAGACCCGCGGATCGCCGCAGAGATGGAGGTGCGCTCTCTGACCGGACACGGTTCGGAGAAGGCTGTCGAGCACTGA
- a CDS encoding DUF485 domain-containing protein, protein MVPATDPPRDAQASIDYPAVQNSEQFRELRKTHRSFAFPLAVAFLVWYFAYVLLADYAHDVMSTPVIGNINLGVILGLAQFVTTFGITMWYVSYANRKLDPRATSIREDLEERERAAQVEVDS, encoded by the coding sequence ATGGTTCCAGCAACCGACCCGCCTCGCGATGCGCAGGCTTCGATCGATTACCCGGCCGTTCAGAACTCCGAACAATTCCGTGAACTGCGAAAAACGCATCGCAGCTTCGCATTTCCACTCGCTGTCGCATTTCTCGTCTGGTACTTCGCCTATGTGCTGCTCGCCGACTATGCGCACGACGTCATGTCGACCCCCGTTATCGGCAACATCAACCTGGGAGTCATTCTCGGGCTTGCTCAGTTCGTGACGACATTCGGCATCACCATGTGGTACGTGAGCTATGCCAATCGCAAGCTCGACCCACGTGCAACGTCCATCAGAGAAGATCTTGAAGAACGCGAACGTGCAGCTCAGGTGGAGGTCGATTCATGA
- a CDS encoding CPBP family intramembrane glutamic endopeptidase: MTDSAPAIPRQTRTQLWWEIGIVLALSLGASAVYSVLTIVRRVLAETALADQSAGLNPSQSPQPWIDLTYQLLGIAFGLAPVALVLYLLWVPRESAFARVGLDRTRPGQDIGRGMLLFAAIGVPGIAFYVVGRMLGITVDVSTSGLGDYWWSIPVLILSALRAALLEEVIVVGYLFTRLRQFGWNRWVIIISAAVLRGSYHLYQGFGPFLGNVAMGLLFGWMYTRFGRVAPLVVAHLLLDIVSFLGYPLAVVLMPGIFGTA, from the coding sequence ATGACCGATTCTGCGCCCGCGATCCCCCGGCAGACACGAACACAGCTGTGGTGGGAGATCGGCATTGTCCTCGCGCTCTCTCTCGGAGCATCCGCCGTCTATTCTGTTCTCACGATTGTTCGCCGAGTGCTCGCCGAGACCGCACTTGCCGATCAGTCAGCCGGGCTCAACCCCTCGCAAAGTCCGCAGCCGTGGATCGATCTGACGTATCAGCTGCTCGGAATCGCTTTCGGTCTCGCTCCTGTCGCGCTCGTTCTCTATCTGCTCTGGGTCCCCCGAGAGTCGGCTTTCGCCCGCGTGGGACTTGATCGAACGAGGCCAGGTCAAGACATCGGGAGAGGGATGCTGCTGTTTGCAGCGATCGGCGTGCCAGGGATCGCCTTCTATGTCGTCGGACGCATGCTCGGGATCACCGTCGATGTCAGTACGTCGGGACTCGGCGACTACTGGTGGAGCATCCCCGTGCTGATTCTCTCGGCGTTGCGCGCCGCTCTGCTCGAAGAGGTCATCGTTGTCGGGTACCTGTTCACGCGGCTGCGCCAGTTTGGCTGGAATCGGTGGGTGATTATCATCTCGGCCGCCGTGCTGCGCGGCAGCTACCACCTGTACCAGGGGTTCGGCCCGTTCCTCGGAAACGTCGCGATGGGCCTGCTGTTCGGGTGGATGTACACACGCTTCGGACGCGTCGCTCCGCTGGTCGTGGCGCACCTGCTTCTCGATATCGTGTCGTTTCTCGGGTATCCTCTCGCGGTCGTGCTCATGCCCGGAATCTTCGGCACCGCCTAG
- a CDS encoding ABC transporter family substrate-binding protein, which produces MRQARKIIAGGALIAGVLGLAGCAQTGPDAESSVAIGTSDRFTSYNTTTPSGSASGNADITALTLSNFTAYDESLEVAPDTSFGTVEKIADDPLVVRYTVSDTATWSDGTPVDAADLLLDWAAHSGALNTEDFDPADYRAATSEGGAAELPDDVVFFDSGARPDSGLGLASEMPQLSDDGRSMTLTYSQPVADWRIALPPPLPAHVVGQKALGVESSEEAAHAVIDAVTHKDSEALSKISSFWNTGFALDNVDSPQSTYVSSGPYVIDEIDPVEGVTLSANPEYDGAHAPSIATVHLRYLDDPAAQVTALENGDVDVIAPQATPAVAEQLAALDDKKTFTGLVASFEHIDLQFGASANGTFDDPLVREAFLKTVPRQAIVEKLIKPIVGSGAHTRDSFVFTPGTPGYDESASDAAFSSVDIAGAKALLEKAGAVEPEVCVLYAANNPRRAAEFDLIAESAAKAGFSITDCGTDQWRQLLGVPGKYDAAIFAWESSSLGAVDSESRYATKARNNLNGYSSETVDALFRDMSETADAGERSELLADVDSELRADFYGAPLYQFPSITAFDPDHVTGVTPRVIAPTLTWNLWEWRSFE; this is translated from the coding sequence ATGCGACAGGCACGAAAGATCATCGCCGGCGGTGCGCTCATTGCGGGAGTTCTCGGCTTGGCTGGCTGTGCTCAGACGGGGCCGGATGCTGAGTCGTCCGTTGCGATCGGAACCAGCGATCGCTTCACGTCGTACAACACGACAACGCCGTCTGGTTCAGCATCCGGAAATGCCGACATCACGGCGCTGACGCTGTCAAACTTCACAGCGTATGACGAGAGTCTCGAGGTTGCGCCCGACACATCATTCGGCACGGTGGAAAAGATCGCCGACGATCCCCTCGTGGTGCGCTATACAGTGAGCGACACGGCAACCTGGTCTGATGGAACGCCTGTTGACGCTGCTGATCTGCTGCTTGATTGGGCTGCTCATTCGGGAGCATTGAACACCGAAGATTTTGACCCGGCAGACTATCGGGCCGCAACCTCTGAGGGCGGCGCGGCCGAGCTGCCCGATGACGTCGTCTTCTTCGACTCAGGAGCGCGGCCAGACTCTGGCCTCGGACTCGCCTCAGAGATGCCGCAGCTGAGCGATGACGGCCGCTCCATGACGCTCACGTACTCGCAGCCGGTGGCCGACTGGCGAATCGCCCTGCCGCCGCCGCTGCCCGCTCACGTCGTCGGGCAGAAAGCCCTCGGGGTGGAGTCGTCAGAGGAAGCCGCGCACGCAGTCATCGATGCCGTGACACACAAGGATTCCGAGGCGCTCTCGAAGATCTCCTCGTTCTGGAACACCGGGTTCGCTCTCGATAACGTCGACTCGCCACAAAGCACCTACGTGTCGAGCGGACCCTATGTGATCGACGAGATCGACCCGGTCGAGGGCGTCACGCTGTCGGCAAATCCCGAGTACGACGGGGCGCACGCGCCGTCGATCGCGACAGTACACCTGCGATATCTCGATGATCCGGCCGCGCAGGTGACGGCACTGGAGAACGGTGATGTCGATGTGATCGCGCCGCAGGCCACTCCGGCCGTTGCTGAACAGCTCGCCGCACTCGACGATAAGAAGACGTTCACGGGTCTTGTCGCCAGCTTCGAACACATCGATCTGCAGTTCGGTGCCTCGGCCAACGGAACATTCGACGATCCGCTCGTGCGCGAAGCGTTTCTGAAGACCGTTCCTCGGCAGGCGATCGTCGAGAAGCTCATCAAGCCGATTGTCGGGTCTGGGGCCCACACCCGCGACTCCTTCGTCTTCACGCCGGGAACGCCGGGGTACGACGAATCAGCGTCCGACGCGGCGTTCTCATCCGTTGATATTGCCGGCGCGAAGGCCCTGCTCGAGAAGGCGGGCGCCGTCGAGCCCGAGGTGTGTGTTCTGTATGCCGCAAACAACCCGCGACGAGCAGCCGAGTTCGACCTGATTGCAGAATCTGCGGCCAAAGCCGGGTTCTCGATCACCGACTGCGGCACCGATCAGTGGCGTCAGCTCCTCGGCGTTCCTGGCAAGTATGACGCGGCGATCTTCGCGTGGGAATCCTCAAGCCTCGGCGCCGTCGATTCCGAGAGCAGATACGCGACTAAGGCACGGAACAATCTCAACGGCTATTCAAGCGAGACCGTTGACGCGCTGTTCCGCGACATGAGTGAGACTGCGGATGCTGGCGAGCGCAGTGAGCTGCTCGCCGACGTCGACTCCGAGCTGCGCGCTGACTTCTACGGAGCCCCGCTCTATCAGTTTCCGTCAATCACGGCGTTTGATCCCGATCACGTCACCGGCGTCACCCCTCGTGTCATCGCACCGACGCTCACATGGAACCTTTGGGAGTGGCGTTCGTTCGAGTAA